The following coding sequences lie in one Oncorhynchus gorbuscha isolate QuinsamMale2020 ecotype Even-year linkage group LG10, OgorEven_v1.0, whole genome shotgun sequence genomic window:
- the si:ch211-207e14.4 gene encoding interleukin-17 receptor D — protein sequence MLYIQGHDTPIVLQKTDIQSDWEMFESKCFAFGHCYVCFGSMRRSKLILLQVLTLSQYLWAQEDLTAISPQDCSLECVLQGGPGCVYCRISREDVGRTLGVSSVEAFGSCVPWPCFVYLGGQSSDVCQHYVHAPHDVTVEFVADENTKYDTVVVSWHPSQFGISFLRGFQVSLQALGGSHMACQLFLFQINISLSASHAQTVYQSDAFARLTLGAQYAVTVMALPVPELWDKFYHSTMFSTRTCPEKNGLEHCKKDWYPKHIEVQQEEHDVIVTFNLAPPHFGINRYFSLCYGEGRRGGGGLKRYIIKPNSTKNRTHHSYHLQGLMVGFNYTCEIAVDEVDAVRKTFNVQVMQMKQDPPPIATPSLTLLLPVGVALAAMLVVLLLAVVWKNHRQIRRKTEINPEIIEQHHDKKGNEEHVSLTSRLTPPRLLICYSSDDGHAHVRAVMQLAVFLQQHMATQVFLDLWDSLSLAEEGIMGWHCRRIQESDFVLVICSRGLQRRPTERDAGESRSTAAAVVSLMGEELGRAKAQGRDISKYMAAIFEYSEEKDIPAELGFVSRYTLTRDLPLLFSHIHGVALHKPGKYLRIEHITEEGYTKLPAGAALQWSIYEAGMALTNHQESCDEWGGKSQDNHVECV from the exons ATGCTGTACATACAAGGACACGACACACCTATTGTTTTGCAGAAAACGGATATACAGTCCGATTGGGAGATGTTTGAGTCCAAGTGCTTTGCTTTTGGGCACTGCTATGTGTGCTTTGGCAGCATGCGGAGATCCAAGCTCATCTTGCTCCAGGTCCTGACTCTGAGTCAGTACCTCTGGGCCCAGGAGGACCTAACAGCCATCTCGCCACAGGACTGCAGTCTGGAATGTGTCCTGCAG GGGGGTCCAGGATGTGTATACTGCAGAATCAGCAGAGAAGACGTTGGAAGAACCCTAGGCGTTTCCTCTGTCGAGGCATTTGGAA GTTGTGTTCCGTGGCCATGTTTTGTCTATCTGGGTGGACAGAGCTCTGATGTGTGCCAGCATTATGTCCATGCTCCACACGATGTGACTGTAGAGTTCGTAGCTGATGAGAACACTAAATATGACACTGTCGTTGTCTCCTGGCATCCCAGCCAGTTTG GGATCTCCTTCCTCAGAGGGTTTCAGGTCTCCCTTCAGGCCTTGGGAGGATCTCATATGGCCTGTCAGCTTTTTCTCTTTCAAAtcaatatttctctctctgcctcacatgCCCAAACG GTGTACCAGTCGGACGCCTTCGCCCGTCTAACCCTGGGGGCCCAGTATGCTGTCACTGTGATGGCCCTGCCAGTTCCTGAGTTGTGGGATAAATTCTATCACAGCACAATGTTCTCCACACGCA CATGCCCGGAGAAAAACGGACTTGAACATTGCAAGAAAG ATTGGTACCCAAAACATATAGAAGTTCAGCAGGAAGAGCATGACGTTATTGTGACGTTCAACCTTGCTCCCCCACATTTTGGAATCAACCGTTACTTCTCATTATGTTATGGAGAGGGGCGGCGCGGGGGAGGTGGCCTGAAGAGATACATCATTAAACCT AACTCCACAAAAAACAGGACTCACCACAGTTATCATCTCCAAGGCCTGATGGTAGGGTTCAACTACACGTGTGAG ATCGCAGTTGACGAGGTCGACGCTGTAAGAAAAACATTCAATGTTCAAGTGATGCAGATGAAGCAAG ACCCACCTCCCATTGCCACTCCATCCCTGACCCTGCTGCTCCCTGTTGGCGTTGCCCTGGCAGCCATGTTAGTGGTGTTATTACTGGCTGTCGTCTGGAAGAATCACAGGCAGATTAGGAGGAAGACGGAAATAAATCCAG AAATAATCGAGCAACATCATGACAAGAAAGGGAACGAGGAACATGTGTCACTGACCAGCAGGTTAACTCCGCCTCGATTACTGATTTGCTACAGCAGCGATGACGGCCACGCCCATGTCCGAGCTGTAATGCAGCTAGCAGTCTTCCTGCAGCAGCACATGGCAACACAG GTATTTCTGGACCTGTGGGATTCTCTAAGCTTGGCAGAGGAGGGGATCATGGGATGGCACTGCAGGAGGATCCAGGAGAGTGACTTTGTTCTGGTCATCTGTTCCCGGGGACTACAGAGGCGGCCAACGGAGAGAGATGCGGGGGAAAGCAGAAGCACCGCTGCAGCCGTAGTATCCCTGATGGGAGAAGAGCTTGGCCGTGCCAAAGCCCAGGGGAGAGACATCTCCAAGTACATGGCTGCTATATTTGAGTACTCTGAGGAGAAGGACATCCCTGCCGAGCTAGGGTTTGTGTCACGCTACACCCTAACTAGAGACTTGCCTCTGCTCTTCTCCCACATCCATGGTGTGGCCCTACATAAGCCCGGGAAGTATCTGAGAATAGAACACATTACAGAGGAGGGTTACACCAAACTGCCAGCCGGTGCTGCTCTACAATGGTCTATATATGAAGCTGGCATGGCATTGACTAATCATCAGGAATCATGTGATGAATGGGGAGGTAAATCTCAAGACAATCATGTGGAATGTGTGTGA
- the tmed4 gene encoding transmembrane emp24 domain-containing protein 4: MMLTVPGAGIIILFAWLSPSYALYFHIGETEKKCFIEEIPDETMVIGKYRTQLWDKQTGSFLPATPGLGMHVEIKDPDTKIILSRQYGSDGRFTFTSHTPGEHQICLHSNSTKMALFAGGKLRVHLDIQVGEHTNNYPEIAAKDKLTELQLRARQLLDQVEQIQKEQNYQRYREERFRMTSESTNQRVLWWSIAQTLILIVTGIWQMKHLKSFFEAKKLV; the protein is encoded by the exons ATGATGCTCACTGTACCCGGCGCCGGAATTATCATATTATTTGCTTGGCTCTCTCCAAGTTACGCTCTCTATTTTCACATTGGGGAGACGGAGAAAAAATGCTTTATAGAGGAAATTCCAGATGAAACTATGGTTATTg GGAAATACAGGACCCAGCTGTGGGACAAGCAGACCGGATCGTTCCTCCCAGCCACACCTGGCCTTGGAATGCATGTGGAGATCAAGGATCCAGATACTAAG ATCATCCTGTCTCGTCAGTATGGGTCAGATGGACGGTTCACCTTCACATCCCATACCCCAGGCGAGCATCAAATCTGCCTGCACTCCAACTCCACCAAGATGGCCCTGTTTGCTGGTGGCAAACTG AGAGTCCACCTGGATATTCAGGTTGGTGAGCATACCAACAACTACCCTGAAATCGCAGCAAAAGACAAGCTCACAGAGCTGCAATTGAGAGCTCGACAATTACTGGACCAAGTAGAACAAATCCAGAAAGAGCAAAACTATCAGCGG TATCGTGAGGAGCGGTTCCGCATGACAAGTGAGAGCACCAACCAGCGTGTGCTTTGGTGGTCGATAGCTCAGACGCTTATTCTCATCGTCACTGGCATCTGGCAGATGAAGCACCTCAAGAGCTTCTTTGAGGCCAAGAAGTTGGTGTAA
- the LOC124045498 gene encoding pyridoxal phosphate homeostasis protein-like gives MWKVGMSEEVGKALQAVVDRVNQAAARRPKTLPAVPPRLVAVSKTKPPDMVIEAYRKGHRNFGENYVNELVDKASNPQILESCPDIEWHFIGHLQKNNVNKLLGVPNLSMVETVDSVKLADKVNSSWLRLRTASTQTLKIMVQINTSGEESKHGLPPGETVTTVKHILSKCSALHFSGLMTIGRYGYDLADGPNPDFQALLSRRQEVCASLQLPLENVELSMGMSTDFEHAIEVGSTNVRVGSTIFGNRDYPNTPTPSPERKSKVPTEEAAKKMERLTVTEQ, from the exons ATGTGGAAAGTAGGAATGTCGGAGGAGGTTGGAAAAGCGTTACAAGCTGTGGTAGACAGGGTAAATCAAGCCGCCGCACGTCGACCCAAG ACGTTGCCCGCGGTGCCGCCCCGCCTGGTAGCTGTAAGTAAGACGAAACCACCTGACATGGTGATCGAGGCGTACCGAAAAGGACATCGCAACTTTGGTGAAAACTAT GTGAATGAACTTGTGGATAAAGCTTCAAATCCTCAG ATTTTAGAATCTTGCCCAGATATCGAGTGGCATTTCATTGGCCATTTACAGAAGAATAATGTCAACAAACTTTTGG GTGTACCAAACCTGTCCATGGTGGAGACAGTGGACTCTGTCAAGTTGGCCGACAAGGTAAACAGCTCCTGGCTGCGGTTGAGAACAGCTAGTACGCAGACGTTAAAGATCATGGTTCAGATCAACACCAGTGGGGAGGAAA GTAAACATGGACTGCCTCCTGGTGAGACCGTGACCACAGTGAAACACATTTTATCCAAATGCTCTGCCCTACACTTCTCCGGACTCATGACCATTGGTCGCTATGGTTACGACCTAGCTGATGGCCCTAACCCGGATTTTCAG GCTTTGCTGAGTCGGCGACAGGAAGTGTGTGCCAGTCTACAGCTGCCGCTTGAAAATGTGGAGCTTAGTATGGGCATGTCCACTGACTTCGAACACGCG ATTGAGGTGGGTTCAACCAACGTGCGAGTGGGTAGTACTATTTTTGGTAACAGGGATTATCCCAACACTCCCACTCCCAGTCCAGAGAGAAAGTCAAAGGTTCCTACAGAAGAGGCAGCTAAGAAGATGGAGCGTCTCACTGTGACAGAACAGTGA
- the snrpg gene encoding small nuclear ribonucleoprotein G, with the protein MSKAHPPELKKFMDKKLSLKLNGGRQVQGVLRGFDPFMNLVMDDCLEMAPGGIQNTIGMVVIRGNSIIMLEALERV; encoded by the exons aTGAGTAAAGCACACCCACCAGAGTTGAAAAA ATTCATGGACAAGAAGCTTTCGT TGAAGCTGAACGGTGGCAGGCAGGTCCAAGGAGTCCTGCGAGGATTTGACCCCTTCATGAACTTGGTGATGGATGATTGCTTGGAAATGGCACCTGGGGGAATACAGAACACCATAGGCATGGTG GTAATCAGAGGAAACAGTATCATCATGTTGGAGGCCCTTGAGAGAGTATGA